A genome region from Solirubrobacter pauli includes the following:
- a CDS encoding precorrin-2 dehydrogenase/sirohydrochlorin ferrochelatase family protein: MPAQAYAGKECVCQYRRGICDQTCVRDMLDTPFYIACLKLTGRRCVVVGGGEIGLEKVEGLLACDGRVVLIAPEVEPALEKLAEEGSIEWIRRRYERGDLEGTFMAIAATNDTDVNIGVYNDAEERAMLVNVVDVPPLCNFILPAIVRTGPLAIAISTAGASPALAKRMKAQIAETYGPEYARLAVMLNDVRGWAKGTLPTYQDRKAFFEDIVNGDPDPIERLRAGDERAVLEIIAAAQRAHEPTTA; encoded by the coding sequence ATGCCAGCTCAGGCCTATGCCGGCAAAGAGTGCGTCTGCCAGTACCGCCGCGGGATCTGCGACCAGACCTGCGTGCGGGACATGCTCGACACGCCGTTCTACATCGCCTGCCTCAAGCTGACCGGACGGCGCTGCGTCGTCGTCGGCGGTGGGGAGATCGGGCTCGAGAAGGTCGAGGGCCTGCTGGCCTGTGACGGCCGGGTCGTGCTGATCGCCCCCGAGGTGGAGCCCGCCCTCGAGAAGCTCGCGGAGGAAGGCTCGATCGAGTGGATCCGCCGCCGGTACGAGCGCGGGGACCTCGAAGGGACGTTCATGGCGATCGCCGCCACGAACGACACCGACGTGAACATCGGCGTCTACAACGACGCCGAGGAGCGCGCGATGCTCGTCAACGTCGTCGACGTGCCGCCGCTGTGCAACTTCATCCTGCCCGCGATCGTGCGCACCGGCCCGCTGGCCATCGCGATCTCGACCGCCGGCGCGTCCCCCGCGCTCGCCAAGCGGATGAAGGCGCAGATCGCCGAGACCTACGGTCCCGAGTACGCCCGCCTGGCGGTCATGCTCAACGACGTCCGCGGCTGGGCGAAGGGCACGCTGCCGACGTACCAGGACCGCAAGGCGTTCTTCGAGGACATCGTCAACGGCGATCCCGACCCGATCGAGCGGCTGCGCGCCGGGGACGAGCGCGCCGTGCTCGAGATCATCGCCGCCGCCCAGCGCGCGCACGAGCCCACCACCGCGTAG
- a CDS encoding oxygenase MpaB family protein, with amino-acid sequence MSHRLTALSGPRALLVMAAHPVAFAGFFAHTGALDDPYGRLRRTGRVMDAVAFGTRAEAERMTAPVRRAHSRVRGVLSADAGRFPAGTPYRGDDPELLLWILAALAESAMLVFPRAVRTLSREELNELWLDYREVGRMFALAGDEMPPDIDAFERYMADMYASGDLCVTDAARELAIDIVLKPPVPVKFLAVRELVNQVTVGLVPAGLRRQYGFKWDPVRGAALVGAAQVLRRLPV; translated from the coding sequence GTGAGCCATCGGCTCACCGCGTTGTCCGGCCCGCGGGCGTTGCTCGTCATGGCGGCGCACCCGGTCGCGTTCGCGGGCTTCTTCGCCCACACCGGCGCCCTCGACGACCCGTACGGCCGCCTGCGCCGCACCGGCCGCGTGATGGACGCCGTCGCGTTCGGCACCCGCGCCGAGGCCGAGCGCATGACCGCGCCGGTCCGCCGCGCGCACTCCCGGGTGCGCGGCGTGCTGTCGGCCGACGCCGGGCGCTTCCCGGCGGGCACGCCCTACCGCGGCGACGATCCCGAGCTGCTGCTGTGGATCCTCGCGGCCCTGGCCGAGTCGGCGATGCTCGTCTTCCCCCGCGCGGTGCGGACCTTGTCCCGCGAGGAGCTCAACGAGCTGTGGCTCGACTACCGCGAGGTCGGCCGGATGTTCGCCCTCGCCGGGGACGAGATGCCGCCGGACATCGACGCCTTCGAGCGCTACATGGCCGACATGTACGCCAGCGGCGACCTGTGCGTGACCGACGCCGCCCGCGAGCTGGCGATCGACATCGTGCTCAAGCCGCCGGTGCCCGTGAAGTTCCTGGCGGTGCGCGAGCTCGTCAACCAGGTGACGGTGGGGTTGGTGCCCGCCGGCCTGCGGCGGCAGTACGGGTTCAAGTGGGACCCGGTCCGTGGCGCGGCGCTGGTCGGCGCGGCGCAGGTGCTTCGCCGGTTGCCTGTCTGA
- a CDS encoding MogA/MoaB family molybdenum cofactor biosynthesis protein — protein sequence MRAAILTVSTRVSRREAEDLSGPKLAAAAEEAGCEVVGMEVVPDDFALIEDRLHHFVAAGCDLIFTTGGTGLTPNDITPEATRSVIQREAPGFAETMRAEGLKHTPHGILTRGVSGIAGRTLIVNFPGSPKSIEQLFPVLAPTLKHVVRTLRGDSSHHESDRAG from the coding sequence ATCCGCGCCGCGATCCTTACCGTGTCCACGCGGGTCTCACGTCGTGAGGCCGAGGACCTCTCCGGGCCCAAGCTCGCCGCCGCCGCCGAGGAGGCGGGCTGCGAGGTCGTGGGCATGGAGGTCGTGCCCGACGACTTCGCGCTGATCGAGGATCGGCTGCACCACTTCGTCGCGGCCGGCTGCGATCTGATCTTCACCACGGGCGGCACCGGCCTGACGCCCAACGACATCACGCCCGAGGCGACCCGCTCGGTGATCCAGCGCGAAGCGCCCGGGTTCGCCGAGACGATGCGCGCCGAGGGCCTCAAGCACACGCCGCACGGGATCCTCACGCGCGGCGTGTCCGGGATCGCCGGCCGCACGCTGATCGTGAACTTCCCGGGCTCGCCGAAGTCGATCGAGCAGCTCTTCCCGGTGCTGGCGCCGACGCTCAAGCACGTGGTGCGCACCCTGCGCGGGGATTCGTCGCACCATGAGAGCGATCGAGCTGGCTGA